A portion of the Pan troglodytes isolate AG18354 chromosome 10, NHGRI_mPanTro3-v2.0_pri, whole genome shotgun sequence genome contains these proteins:
- the PPP1CC gene encoding serine/threonine-protein phosphatase PP1-gamma catalytic subunit isoform X3, protein MRGSKPGKNVQLQENEIRGLCLKSREIFLSQPILLELEAPLKICGDIHGQYYDLLRLFEYGGFPPESNYLFLGDYVDRGKQSLETICLLLAYKIKYPENFFLLRGNHECASINRIYGFYDECKRRYNIKLWKTFTDCFNCLPIAAIVDEKIFCCHGGLSPDLQSMEQIRRIMRPTDVPDQGLLCDLLWSDPDKDVLGWGENDRGVSFTFGAEVVAKFLHKHDLDLICRAHQVVEDGYEFFAKRQLVTLFSAPNYCGEFDNAGAMMSVDETLMCSFQILKPAEKKKPNATRPVTPPRVASGLNPSIQKASNYRNNTVLYE, encoded by the exons A TGAGAGGGTCCAAGCCTGGTAAGAATGTCCAGCTTCAGGAGAATGAAATCAGAGGACTGTGCTTAAAGTCTCGTGAAATCTTTCTCAGTCAGCCTATCCTACTAGAACTTGAAGCACCACTCAAAATATGTG GTGACATCCATGGACAATACTATGATTTGCTGCGACTTTTTGAGTACGGTGGTTTCCCACCAGAAAGCAACTACCTGTTTCTTGGGGACTATGTGGACAGGGGAAAGCAGTCATTGGAGACGATCTGCCTCTTACTGGCCTACAAAATCAAATATcctgagaatttttttcttctcagaggGAACCATGAATGTGCCAGCATCAACAGAATTTATGGATTTTATGATGAAT GTAAAAGAAGATACAACATTAAACTATGGAAAACTTTCACAGACTGTTTTAACTGTTTACCGATAGCAGCCATCGTGGATGAGAAGATATTCTGCTGTCATGGAG GTTTATCACCAGATCTTCAATCTATGGAGCAGATTCGGCGAATTATGCGACCAACTGATGTACCAGATCAAGGTCTTCTTTGTGATCTTTTGTGGTCTGACCCCGATAAAGATGTCTTAGGCTGGGGTGAAAATGACAGAGGAGTGTCCTTCACATTTGGTGCAGAAGTGGTTGCAAAATTTCTCCATAAGCATGATTTGGATCTTATATGTAGAGCCCATCAG GTGGTTGAAGATGGATATGAATTTTTTGCAAAGAGGCAGTTGGTCACTCTGTTTTCTGCGCCCAATTATTGTGGAGAGTTTGACAATGCAGGTGCCATGATGAGTGTGGATGAAACACTAATGTGTTCTTTTCAG ATTTTAAAGCctgcagagaaaaagaagccAAATGCCACGAGACCTGTAACGCCTCCAAGGG TTGCATCAGGCCTGAACCCGTCCATTCAGAAAGCTTCAAATTATAGAAACAATACTGTTCTATACGAGTGA
- the PPP1CC gene encoding serine/threonine-protein phosphatase PP1-gamma catalytic subunit isoform X2, translating into MFKIVISTLLVRGSKPGKNVQLQENEIRGLCLKSREIFLSQPILLELEAPLKICGDIHGQYYDLLRLFEYGGFPPESNYLFLGDYVDRGKQSLETICLLLAYKIKYPENFFLLRGNHECASINRIYGFYDECKRRYNIKLWKTFTDCFNCLPIAAIVDEKIFCCHGGLSPDLQSMEQIRRIMRPTDVPDQGLLCDLLWSDPDKDVLGWGENDRGVSFTFGAEVVAKFLHKHDLDLICRAHQVVEDGYEFFAKRQLVTLFSAPNYCGEFDNAGAMMSVDETLMCSFQILKPAEKKKPNATRPVTPPRVASGLNPSIQKASNYRNNTVLYE; encoded by the exons ATGTTTAAAATCGTAATAAGTACTTTGCTTG TGAGAGGGTCCAAGCCTGGTAAGAATGTCCAGCTTCAGGAGAATGAAATCAGAGGACTGTGCTTAAAGTCTCGTGAAATCTTTCTCAGTCAGCCTATCCTACTAGAACTTGAAGCACCACTCAAAATATGTG GTGACATCCATGGACAATACTATGATTTGCTGCGACTTTTTGAGTACGGTGGTTTCCCACCAGAAAGCAACTACCTGTTTCTTGGGGACTATGTGGACAGGGGAAAGCAGTCATTGGAGACGATCTGCCTCTTACTGGCCTACAAAATCAAATATcctgagaatttttttcttctcagaggGAACCATGAATGTGCCAGCATCAACAGAATTTATGGATTTTATGATGAAT GTAAAAGAAGATACAACATTAAACTATGGAAAACTTTCACAGACTGTTTTAACTGTTTACCGATAGCAGCCATCGTGGATGAGAAGATATTCTGCTGTCATGGAG GTTTATCACCAGATCTTCAATCTATGGAGCAGATTCGGCGAATTATGCGACCAACTGATGTACCAGATCAAGGTCTTCTTTGTGATCTTTTGTGGTCTGACCCCGATAAAGATGTCTTAGGCTGGGGTGAAAATGACAGAGGAGTGTCCTTCACATTTGGTGCAGAAGTGGTTGCAAAATTTCTCCATAAGCATGATTTGGATCTTATATGTAGAGCCCATCAG GTGGTTGAAGATGGATATGAATTTTTTGCAAAGAGGCAGTTGGTCACTCTGTTTTCTGCGCCCAATTATTGTGGAGAGTTTGACAATGCAGGTGCCATGATGAGTGTGGATGAAACACTAATGTGTTCTTTTCAG ATTTTAAAGCctgcagagaaaaagaagccAAATGCCACGAGACCTGTAACGCCTCCAAGGG TTGCATCAGGCCTGAACCCGTCCATTCAGAAAGCTTCAAATTATAGAAACAATACTGTTCTATACGAGTGA
- the PPP1CC gene encoding serine/threonine-protein phosphatase PP1-gamma catalytic subunit isoform X1 has product MADLDKLNIDSIIQRLLEVRGSKPGKNVQLQENEIRGLCLKSREIFLSQPILLELEAPLKICGDIHGQYYDLLRLFEYGGFPPESNYLFLGDYVDRGKQSLETICLLLAYKIKYPENFFLLRGNHECASINRIYGFYDECKRRYNIKLWKTFTDCFNCLPIAAIVDEKIFCCHGGLSPDLQSMEQIRRIMRPTDVPDQGLLCDLLWSDPDKDVLGWGENDRGVSFTFGAEVVAKFLHKHDLDLICRAHQVVEDGYEFFAKRQLVTLFSAPNYCGEFDNAGAMMSVDETLMCSFQILKPAEKKKPNATRPVTPPRVASGLNPSIQKASNYRNNTVLYE; this is encoded by the exons ATGGCGGATTTAGATAAACTCAACATCGACAGCATTATCCAACGGCTGCTGGAAG TGAGAGGGTCCAAGCCTGGTAAGAATGTCCAGCTTCAGGAGAATGAAATCAGAGGACTGTGCTTAAAGTCTCGTGAAATCTTTCTCAGTCAGCCTATCCTACTAGAACTTGAAGCACCACTCAAAATATGTG GTGACATCCATGGACAATACTATGATTTGCTGCGACTTTTTGAGTACGGTGGTTTCCCACCAGAAAGCAACTACCTGTTTCTTGGGGACTATGTGGACAGGGGAAAGCAGTCATTGGAGACGATCTGCCTCTTACTGGCCTACAAAATCAAATATcctgagaatttttttcttctcagaggGAACCATGAATGTGCCAGCATCAACAGAATTTATGGATTTTATGATGAAT GTAAAAGAAGATACAACATTAAACTATGGAAAACTTTCACAGACTGTTTTAACTGTTTACCGATAGCAGCCATCGTGGATGAGAAGATATTCTGCTGTCATGGAG GTTTATCACCAGATCTTCAATCTATGGAGCAGATTCGGCGAATTATGCGACCAACTGATGTACCAGATCAAGGTCTTCTTTGTGATCTTTTGTGGTCTGACCCCGATAAAGATGTCTTAGGCTGGGGTGAAAATGACAGAGGAGTGTCCTTCACATTTGGTGCAGAAGTGGTTGCAAAATTTCTCCATAAGCATGATTTGGATCTTATATGTAGAGCCCATCAG GTGGTTGAAGATGGATATGAATTTTTTGCAAAGAGGCAGTTGGTCACTCTGTTTTCTGCGCCCAATTATTGTGGAGAGTTTGACAATGCAGGTGCCATGATGAGTGTGGATGAAACACTAATGTGTTCTTTTCAG ATTTTAAAGCctgcagagaaaaagaagccAAATGCCACGAGACCTGTAACGCCTCCAAGGG TTGCATCAGGCCTGAACCCGTCCATTCAGAAAGCTTCAAATTATAGAAACAATACTGTTCTATACGAGTGA